One window of the Runella slithyformis DSM 19594 genome contains the following:
- a CDS encoding M23 family metallopeptidase, translating into MIKKHLFFFCCFFTGAFQMAVAQRESFPKGYFQFPIFPGQKNTLAGVLGDLRTNHFHAGIDIRTQQREGLQVLAAADGYISRIKVQTTGYGNVLFIKHPNGMTTVYGHLLTFAEPMGSYLRQKQYERQSFEIELNPSPEQFPVTKGQLIALSGNTGGSAGPHLHFEIRDSKDNYLNPLFFDFSEIDDKIPPYFTSMAIRPMSGKSRVNGEFERVTFRPVRQKEGYYTVSQPIKAWGEIGLELIAFDAMNGVNFRNGVNCVEIKLDGQEVFAYNMTSFPGWSTRDYNNLIDYATEQRTGARYLKCYNPDGNQYNVHRTDGYRGKLQIRDTLMHDVEVTLFDSYENSSVLRLRIKGEPPQELPVPAEESETVPTVAYLKTEAVENVLKISAFGLSQLTEADIYVNNKLLKLPPSYQISGETVYLLDLRESLPDSIQIGNKLLKTEFKGRIKPNILETYKGDRYTLRFGNQSIFDTLYLAVQSRPNGLTINDETIPLRDAVGVNFRPDVMPLNPEKTHAYRFDGERMRFVGGKWQGEILDFTTRELGNFAIATDETPPSVKLIQSSKKSISARISDGMSGIGSFNAFVNGEWVLMNYDYKRNYIWSDKLVDTLDFEGELRLEVTDRAGNIAILQAEIKEPVVKPATRKKHGTASRRKSAPVRSKGPKRKRH; encoded by the coding sequence ATGATAAAAAAACACCTATTCTTCTTTTGCTGCTTCTTTACGGGCGCTTTTCAAATGGCGGTTGCTCAACGGGAGTCGTTTCCGAAAGGGTATTTTCAATTTCCTATTTTTCCGGGCCAAAAAAATACGCTGGCGGGTGTGTTGGGCGATCTTCGTACCAACCACTTCCATGCGGGCATTGATATCCGCACCCAACAACGTGAAGGGTTGCAGGTGCTGGCGGCGGCCGATGGATATATTTCACGGATTAAAGTTCAGACAACGGGTTATGGTAATGTGCTCTTTATCAAACATCCCAACGGTATGACCACCGTGTACGGGCATTTGCTTACGTTTGCCGAGCCCATGGGCAGTTATCTGCGCCAAAAACAATACGAGCGACAGTCTTTTGAGATCGAACTGAACCCGTCGCCCGAACAGTTTCCGGTCACCAAAGGACAGCTCATTGCCCTTTCAGGCAATACGGGCGGGTCGGCAGGGCCGCATCTGCACTTTGAAATTCGGGATTCCAAAGACAATTATCTCAATCCGCTGTTCTTTGATTTTTCCGAGATCGACGATAAAATTCCCCCCTATTTTACGTCCATGGCCATTCGGCCCATGTCAGGTAAAAGTCGCGTGAATGGGGAGTTTGAACGGGTGACCTTTCGCCCCGTACGTCAAAAAGAGGGTTATTATACCGTCTCTCAACCGATCAAAGCGTGGGGGGAAATCGGTCTTGAATTGATAGCCTTTGATGCCATGAACGGCGTCAATTTCAGAAACGGGGTCAACTGTGTTGAGATCAAACTCGACGGTCAGGAAGTGTTTGCGTATAATATGACCTCGTTTCCCGGGTGGTCGACCCGCGACTATAACAACCTCATCGATTATGCCACAGAGCAGCGTACCGGTGCCCGCTACCTGAAATGCTATAACCCCGACGGCAACCAATACAATGTACACCGAACCGATGGTTATCGGGGTAAACTGCAAATCCGGGATACGCTCATGCACGATGTGGAAGTAACGCTCTTTGATTCGTACGAAAATTCATCCGTGCTGCGTTTGCGCATCAAAGGCGAACCTCCTCAGGAATTGCCGGTTCCGGCAGAAGAATCGGAAACAGTTCCAACGGTGGCGTATCTCAAAACGGAGGCGGTTGAAAATGTACTCAAAATCTCCGCTTTCGGCCTTTCTCAATTGACCGAAGCCGATATTTACGTAAACAATAAACTGTTGAAACTGCCCCCTTCGTACCAAATCAGCGGAGAGACGGTCTACCTGCTTGATTTGCGTGAGTCATTGCCTGATTCCATCCAAATTGGGAATAAATTGCTCAAAACAGAATTTAAGGGACGAATCAAACCGAACATCCTTGAAACATATAAAGGGGACCGCTACACGTTGCGTTTTGGCAACCAAAGTATTTTTGATACGCTCTACCTTGCGGTGCAATCACGCCCCAACGGCCTGACCATTAACGATGAGACTATCCCGCTTCGGGATGCCGTCGGGGTCAATTTTCGGCCCGATGTGATGCCGCTTAATCCCGAAAAGACGCATGCTTATCGCTTTGACGGCGAGCGGATGCGTTTCGTAGGAGGAAAATGGCAGGGTGAAATTCTGGATTTTACAACACGCGAATTGGGCAATTTTGCCATCGCGACCGATGAAACGCCTCCTTCGGTAAAGTTGATTCAGTCTTCCAAAAAGAGTATTTCGGCGCGCATTTCCGACGGAATGTCGGGAATCGGTTCCTTCAATGCGTTCGTGAACGGCGAATGGGTGTTGATGAATTATGATTATAAACGCAACTATATCTGGTCCGACAAACTGGTGGACACCCTTGATTTTGAGGGGGAATTACGGCTCGAAGTGACCGACCGCGCAGGAAATATCGCTATCTTGCAGGCCGAAATCAAAGAACCTGTTGTCAAACCCGCTACCCGTAAAAAACATGGCACTGCAAGTAGGAGAAAAAGCGCCCCCGTTCGAAGCAAAGGACCAAAACGGAAACGACATTAA
- the bcp gene encoding thioredoxin-dependent thiol peroxidase, producing the protein MALQVGEKAPPFEAKDQNGNDIKLSDFQGKKVVLYFYPKDDTPGCTAQACSLRDSYDAMLAKGYAVLGVSVDSEKSHKKFAEKYHLPFPLLADTEHHIVEAYGVWAEKSMYGKTYMGTVRTTFIIDENGVIQEIISKIDTKNHAQQVLSNQ; encoded by the coding sequence ATGGCACTGCAAGTAGGAGAAAAAGCGCCCCCGTTCGAAGCAAAGGACCAAAACGGAAACGACATTAAACTGTCTGATTTTCAAGGTAAAAAAGTTGTCCTCTATTTCTATCCCAAAGATGATACCCCCGGCTGTACGGCTCAGGCGTGCAGCCTGCGCGACAGCTACGATGCCATGCTTGCCAAAGGCTATGCCGTACTCGGCGTGAGTGTCGACAGCGAAAAATCGCATAAGAAATTTGCCGAAAAGTATCATCTCCCTTTTCCGCTGCTGGCCGATACCGAGCATCATATCGTAGAAGCCTACGGCGTATGGGCCGAAAAATCCATGTACGGCAAGACGTATATGGGAACGGTACGCACTACGTTTATCATCGATGAAAACGGTGTCATTCAGGAGATTATCTCTAAAATAGATACCAAAAATCACGCTCAACAAGTATTGAGTAATCAGTAG
- a CDS encoding four helix bundle protein: MHNFKELKVWQKSVDLAVDTYYLTKYFPSEERFGLVQQINRSAVSVASNIAEGAGRNNFKEFNNFLGIASGSSCELETQYIIAHRIGLIDSNDFEVITSNVNEIQKMIFKLQQSLPI, encoded by the coding sequence ATGCACAATTTTAAAGAGCTGAAAGTTTGGCAAAAAAGTGTTGATCTGGCAGTTGATACATATTATCTAACTAAATACTTTCCATCTGAAGAAAGATTTGGACTTGTACAGCAAATCAATCGGAGTGCAGTTTCTGTAGCTTCAAATATTGCAGAAGGGGCAGGGCGTAATAATTTTAAGGAGTTTAATAATTTTCTTGGAATTGCCTCCGGCTCATCGTGTGAACTTGAAACTCAATATATAATTGCACATAGAATCGGTCTCATTGATTCAAATGATTTTGAAGTAATAACTTCAAATGTGAATGAAATTCAAAAAATGATTTTTAAACTTCAACAATCTCTACCCATTTAA
- a CDS encoding transketolase: METTQYSIPTTQNSLVEIASQVRRDILRMVHGCQSGHPGGSLGCADLLVALYFQQMKINNRKGKGGYLSFNIDGKGEDLFFLSNGHISPVFYSVLARRGYFDVKELATFRKINSRLQGHPTTHEGLPGVRIASGSLGQGLSVAIGAALAKKLNGEKNLVYCLMGDGEQQEGQVWEAVQFAPNNNIDNLVAFVDVNGQQIDGSTAKVNNNRDLGAKYKAFGWRVLTVDGNNMDELTTLLRKIKRLVGKGQPIAVMMKTEMGQGVDFMMHSHKWHGVAPNDAQLEQALAQLPETLGDY, translated from the coding sequence ATGGAAACTACTCAATACTCAATACCCACTACTCAAAACTCATTAGTGGAAATTGCTTCGCAGGTAAGACGCGATATTTTACGCATGGTCCATGGCTGTCAATCAGGGCATCCCGGCGGGTCGTTGGGTTGCGCCGATTTATTGGTGGCGTTGTATTTTCAACAGATGAAAATCAACAACCGCAAAGGGAAAGGCGGATATCTGTCTTTCAATATCGACGGCAAAGGAGAGGACCTGTTTTTTCTTTCAAACGGCCATATTTCCCCCGTTTTTTACAGTGTTTTGGCGCGTCGCGGGTACTTTGATGTCAAAGAATTGGCTACTTTCCGTAAGATTAACTCACGTTTGCAGGGCCACCCCACTACGCACGAAGGCCTGCCGGGCGTTCGTATTGCGTCCGGTTCATTGGGGCAGGGACTTTCGGTGGCGATCGGTGCGGCGTTGGCTAAAAAACTCAACGGTGAAAAGAACCTCGTGTATTGCCTCATGGGTGACGGCGAGCAGCAGGAAGGCCAAGTATGGGAAGCCGTACAGTTTGCCCCCAACAACAACATTGATAATCTGGTGGCTTTCGTAGACGTGAACGGTCAGCAGATCGACGGCTCGACTGCCAAGGTAAATAATAACCGCGACCTCGGCGCTAAATACAAAGCCTTCGGATGGCGTGTACTGACCGTGGACGGTAATAATATGGATGAATTGACGACCCTGTTGCGCAAGATCAAGCGTCTGGTGGGCAAAGGTCAGCCTATAGCCGTGATGATGAAAACCGAAATGGGACAGGGCGTAGACTTCATGATGCACAGCCATAAATGGCACGGCGTAGCGCCCAATGATGCTCAATTGGAGCAGGCTCTGGCGCAGTTGCCCGAGACGTTGGGAGATTATTAA
- a CDS encoding Uma2 family endonuclease translates to MMVTSLDQLDLSKQYSYADYLKWKFEERVELIKGRIFKMSPAPARKHQTISRYFISQMVKYFDEHPCEWYHAPFDVRLTRKSGSADKQVHTVVQPDLCVICDKSKLDNRGCVGAPDLIIEILSPGNSKKEMKDKFEVYEEAGVREYWIVQSTDKNVLVYTLNEQGIFIGHRPFIEDEIMHSFIFPELKINLSEVFKD, encoded by the coding sequence ATGATGGTAACAAGTCTTGACCAACTGGATTTATCAAAGCAATATAGCTACGCAGACTACCTTAAATGGAAGTTTGAAGAGCGTGTAGAGTTGATAAAAGGGCGTATTTTTAAAATGTCGCCTGCTCCTGCACGTAAACATCAGACGATTTCAAGGTATTTTATCTCGCAAATGGTAAAATATTTTGATGAGCATCCTTGCGAATGGTATCATGCGCCGTTTGATGTACGTTTGACTCGTAAATCTGGAAGTGCTGATAAACAGGTACATACCGTAGTGCAGCCTGACCTTTGTGTGATTTGCGATAAATCTAAGTTGGATAATCGAGGCTGTGTGGGTGCGCCTGATTTGATTATTGAAATTCTCTCGCCCGGCAATAGTAAAAAAGAAATGAAAGATAAGTTTGAGGTGTATGAAGAAGCGGGAGTACGCGAATATTGGATTGTACAGTCGACCGATAAAAATGTACTGGTTTATACTTTGAACGAACAGGGCATTTTTATCGGACATCGACCTTTCATCGAGGATGAAATCATGCACTCGTTTATTTTTCCTGAATTGAAAATCAATTTGTCGGAAGTGTTTAAAGACTGA
- a CDS encoding AAA family ATPase yields the protein MKLQKLHIKNFKSIVDLEIVEPNPFTVFVGPNGSGKSNIFEALEFWNLGHRFSDSESIVSMFGGTNSIVHYNYPLTDSKIIVNVGRYKITAYSNATLMRKYDFGYAADERINWEDWVGKSEEYKLFIENFSRIFVAHEEIEKLRLGGNSKLSLSASNLEGVLKRVLANTKKREEILGWLELFIPGFTNVEIVSSELSSIDTLVMYDKSFTKPFTKDLLSDGTFNTLALLTAVYQADKPQFLCLEEPENGLHPQVIRELVSFFREACQNGHYIWLNTHSQTLVDCLTTDEIILVDKIKGETQVKQLKGRSLSNIPASELWLSGALGGGVTW from the coding sequence ATGAAACTCCAAAAACTCCATATCAAAAATTTCAAGTCGATTGTAGACTTGGAAATCGTCGAACCCAACCCGTTTACGGTCTTTGTCGGACCCAACGGGTCGGGCAAGTCGAATATTTTTGAGGCATTGGAGTTTTGGAATTTAGGGCATCGATTTTCTGACTCTGAGTCAATTGTTTCAATGTTTGGCGGTACTAATTCCATCGTTCATTACAATTATCCATTGACGGATTCAAAAATCATCGTGAATGTAGGGCGTTATAAGATTACTGCATACAGTAACGCAACGTTAATGCGAAAATATGATTTTGGATATGCTGCTGATGAACGAATTAATTGGGAGGATTGGGTTGGAAAATCAGAAGAATATAAATTATTTATTGAAAATTTTTCAAGAATTTTTGTTGCCCATGAAGAAATTGAAAAACTTAGACTTGGTGGTAATTCTAAGTTGTCACTTTCTGCTTCCAATCTCGAAGGAGTTCTTAAAAGAGTTTTGGCAAATACTAAAAAACGTGAAGAAATTCTGGGATGGCTGGAGTTATTTATTCCCGGGTTTACTAATGTAGAAATAGTTTCAAGTGAATTAAGTAGCATCGATACACTTGTAATGTATGATAAGAGTTTTACAAAACCATTTACAAAAGATTTACTTTCGGATGGTACATTTAATACCCTTGCGCTTTTAACAGCAGTTTATCAGGCAGATAAACCTCAATTTTTGTGTCTTGAAGAACCTGAGAACGGTTTGCATCCACAAGTCATCAGGGAGTTGGTTTCATTTTTTAGAGAAGCTTGTCAAAATGGTCATTACATTTGGCTCAATACCCACTCTCAAACATTGGTAGATTGCCTGACTACGGATGAAATTATTTTGGTGGACAAAATCAAAGGCGAAACGCAGGTAAAGCAATTGAAAGGTCGAAGTCTAAGTAATATACCTGCTTCAGAACTCTGGTTATCGGGCGCATTGGGAGGGGGCGTTACATGGTAA
- a CDS encoding transketolase family protein, with the protein MKKYTFTEKKDTRSGFGAGMQVLGQTNPNVVAMCADLVGSLKLDTFIKENPERFIQCGISEANMIGMAAGLTIGGKIPFATTFANFGSGRVYDQIRQSVAYSDKNVKIAVSHAGLTLGEDGATHQILEDLAMMRALPGMTVINPCDYNQTKAATIAAGEFEGPVYLRFGRPVIPVFTDPDQKFEIGKAWMVNEGADVSIFATGHLVWEAIQAGEMLEAEGIDAEIINIHTIKPLDEKAILKSVKKTGCLVSAEEHQVAGGLGGAIAELLIQGTPYPQEFIAVKDSFGESGTPAQLMEKYGLTAKDIVAAAKRAIARKK; encoded by the coding sequence ATGAAAAAATATACGTTCACCGAAAAGAAAGATACCCGCAGCGGATTCGGCGCGGGCATGCAGGTTTTAGGTCAAACCAACCCCAACGTCGTAGCTATGTGTGCCGACTTGGTGGGGTCATTGAAACTCGACACGTTCATCAAAGAAAATCCTGAGCGCTTTATTCAGTGCGGGATATCGGAAGCCAACATGATCGGTATGGCTGCCGGCCTGACCATCGGCGGAAAAATTCCGTTTGCCACTACGTTTGCCAACTTCGGCTCGGGACGGGTGTACGACCAGATCCGTCAGAGCGTTGCCTATTCCGACAAAAACGTGAAGATCGCCGTTTCACACGCAGGTTTGACGTTGGGAGAAGACGGTGCCACGCACCAGATCCTGGAAGATCTCGCCATGATGCGCGCCCTGCCGGGCATGACCGTCATCAATCCGTGCGATTATAACCAAACCAAAGCAGCCACCATCGCGGCGGGTGAGTTTGAAGGTCCTGTGTATCTGCGTTTCGGTCGTCCGGTCATTCCGGTATTTACGGATCCTGACCAAAAATTTGAAATCGGCAAGGCTTGGATGGTTAACGAAGGTGCCGACGTAAGTATCTTTGCCACAGGTCATTTGGTATGGGAAGCCATTCAGGCGGGTGAAATGCTCGAAGCGGAAGGCATTGATGCCGAGATCATTAACATTCATACGATTAAACCTTTAGACGAAAAAGCCATCTTAAAATCGGTGAAGAAGACGGGTTGCCTGGTATCGGCCGAAGAGCATCAGGTAGCGGGAGGTTTAGGGGGTGCCATTGCTGAATTGCTGATTCAGGGCACGCCGTATCCGCAGGAATTCATCGCCGTCAAAGACAGTTTCGGAGAGAGCGGCACCCCGGCTCAACTCATGGAAAAATACGGCCTCACCGCCAAGGACATCGTAGCAGCCGCCAAACGGGCGATTGCCAGAAAGAAGTAG
- a CDS encoding RNA polymerase sigma factor: MTDQAILEKFANPESRNFAFNQLVRKYQQKIYWHIRKMVIDHDDADDLTQETFIKAWQALETFRGDAQLFTWLYRIATNECLNFLNKKRRRFFIPIHDVEGELLAKLEEAAGQSDSPLSGDEVQLKLQKALLTLPDKQRLVFNMKYFDDLKYEDIAEITGTSVGALKASYHHAVTKIEKFLNGQD; encoded by the coding sequence ATGACAGATCAAGCCATACTTGAAAAATTTGCCAATCCCGAAAGCCGAAATTTTGCTTTCAATCAGCTGGTGCGGAAGTACCAACAAAAAATTTATTGGCACATCCGCAAGATGGTAATCGATCATGATGATGCCGATGATCTGACGCAGGAAACCTTCATTAAAGCCTGGCAGGCGCTGGAAACATTTCGGGGAGACGCACAGCTGTTTACGTGGCTTTACCGAATCGCTACGAATGAATGCCTGAATTTCCTGAACAAAAAACGTCGACGTTTTTTTATTCCCATTCATGACGTAGAAGGAGAATTGCTGGCAAAGTTGGAAGAGGCTGCCGGACAAAGCGACTCGCCGCTTTCGGGCGACGAAGTGCAGTTAAAACTGCAAAAAGCGCTGCTGACGCTGCCCGATAAACAGCGTTTGGTATTCAATATGAAATACTTTGACGATCTTAAGTACGAAGATATTGCAGAAATTACGGGTACATCAGTGGGTGCCTTGAAGGCAAGTTATCATCATGCAGTCACAAAAATTGAAAAGTTTTTGAACGGACAAGATTAA
- a CDS encoding Spy/CpxP family protein refolding chaperone produces the protein MRKTVLVLVCSLLFGVVNAQDGGHQKIENAKIGLITNRLNLTPEQSQQFWPVYNEFDDRKKEIRKQMKKLIVETNTLTTPDEKILANIKETLNLQQKEVDLEREYMNKFLKVVNVRQLAELYKAEQMFTQMLIQRLNRKQQ, from the coding sequence ATGAGAAAGACCGTATTAGTGTTAGTATGCAGCTTATTGTTCGGTGTTGTCAATGCGCAGGACGGCGGGCATCAAAAAATTGAAAATGCCAAAATTGGGCTGATCACCAATCGCCTGAACCTCACACCCGAGCAGTCACAGCAATTTTGGCCCGTATATAATGAGTTTGATGACCGTAAAAAAGAGATTAGGAAGCAAATGAAAAAGCTCATTGTAGAAACAAATACCCTTACGACACCCGATGAGAAAATCCTGGCAAACATTAAGGAGACGCTCAATCTTCAACAAAAAGAAGTTGATCTGGAGCGCGAATACATGAATAAATTTCTGAAAGTGGTCAACGTAAGGCAGTTGGCCGAGCTCTATAAAGCGGAGCAAATGTTTACCCAAATGCTCATCCAACGCCTAAACCGAAAACAGCAGTAA
- a CDS encoding LytR/AlgR family response regulator transcription factor: MTALQLQRTPNGLEGIRLPLNSYKTFVPLRDIIRLEGQRNYTLFVLKSGHRILVSKTIKVYELLLPANFIRVNRGCIINITYVDFSFNGNFRLKDGYKIPVSRRNVKRLEALRPAA; the protein is encoded by the coding sequence ATGACCGCTTTACAACTGCAACGCACTCCCAATGGCCTTGAAGGCATTCGTTTACCCCTAAATTCGTATAAAACATTTGTTCCGCTACGTGATATAATACGGTTGGAAGGTCAACGCAACTACACTCTTTTTGTCCTTAAAAGCGGCCACCGGATATTGGTTTCCAAAACAATTAAGGTGTATGAGCTGCTGCTGCCTGCCAACTTTATTCGCGTCAATCGCGGGTGTATCATCAATATTACGTACGTGGATTTTTCGTTCAACGGCAACTTTCGACTCAAAGACGGGTATAAAATTCCGGTATCGCGGAGAAATGTAAAAAGGTTGGAGGCACTGCGCCCGGCGGCCTAA
- a CDS encoding 3'-5' exonuclease, translating to MFAIVDIETTGGAYDTSRITEIAILRHDGQKVIDSYQTLINPKCWIPGFITQLTGIDNQMVRDAPTFEEIADDVRRMTQNAAFVAHNVTFDYGFVRREFGRLDEYFDRDTLCTVRLSRKIFPGYKSYSLGNICRDLQIQHTNHHRAMGDAAATTLLFELLLQHDKQGLLKGWIL from the coding sequence ATGTTTGCCATTGTAGATATTGAAACCACGGGCGGGGCGTATGATACAAGCCGCATTACAGAGATTGCCATTCTGCGTCATGATGGGCAAAAAGTCATAGACTCTTATCAGACCCTTATCAATCCCAAATGTTGGATCCCGGGGTTTATTACTCAGCTGACGGGCATTGATAATCAAATGGTCAGGGACGCGCCGACGTTTGAGGAAATAGCCGATGACGTGCGCCGAATGACCCAAAACGCCGCTTTTGTGGCACATAATGTGACCTTCGATTACGGCTTTGTGCGTCGGGAGTTCGGTCGTCTGGATGAATATTTTGACCGCGATACCCTGTGTACGGTGCGGTTGAGCCGTAAAATATTCCCGGGTTATAAATCCTATAGTTTGGGCAATATTTGCCGCGATCTGCAAATCCAACATACCAATCACCACCGAGCCATGGGCGATGCCGCCGCGACCACGCTGCTATTCGAATTGCTCCTTCAACACGACAAACAAGGCTTATTAAAAGGATGGATTCTATAA
- a CDS encoding TetR/AcrR family transcriptional regulator produces MTEKQELILETALKLFAENGFDTTPTSLIAREAGVSEGLIFRHFTNKEGLMDAILALSEERMGQKVQAIVTLTEPLAKIYAVIELPVKLFSEEREFWKLQFSLKWQKKYKGQSYRPSGHYLELVSVITDAFRQLGYAEPEKEVMLLILLLDGLSNQLMQQPSDEFIQSTLSFIKSKYFNA; encoded by the coding sequence ATGACCGAAAAACAGGAACTTATTCTCGAAACCGCCCTGAAACTTTTTGCTGAAAATGGCTTTGATACTACTCCCACGAGTCTGATTGCGCGGGAAGCGGGCGTATCTGAAGGGCTTATTTTTCGCCATTTTACCAATAAAGAGGGATTAATGGATGCTATTTTGGCCCTGAGTGAAGAGCGAATGGGGCAGAAGGTCCAAGCCATTGTGACCTTGACCGAGCCTTTGGCAAAGATCTATGCCGTGATCGAATTGCCCGTAAAACTGTTCAGCGAAGAGCGTGAATTTTGGAAACTGCAGTTTTCCCTGAAATGGCAGAAAAAATACAAAGGTCAGTCGTATCGCCCGAGCGGGCATTATCTGGAATTGGTGAGTGTAATCACAGATGCTTTCCGTCAATTGGGGTATGCCGAGCCTGAAAAAGAAGTGATGTTGTTAATTTTGCTGCTTGATGGTTTAAGCAACCAACTTATGCAGCAACCTTCCGACGAGTTTATTCAGTCGACTCTCTCATTTATCAAATCAAAGTACTTCAACGCCTAA
- a CDS encoding MBL fold metallo-hydrolase, with protein sequence MLYLFLFIAVITLSVYVYLQQPQFGQNPAKRRLERILASPHYKNGAFQNQHLTPDLAEGVTYFDILKGYLPKVENKEPAKLLPSIRTDLKHISSDKPVVVWFGHSSYFMHLDGKNILVDPVFSGHASPVSFFGANYNGSNVYSIDDFPELDLLIITHDHYDHLDYETVKKLQPKVKRVITSLGVGSHLAHWGYTEAQITELDWWEKTSVDGTLDITAAPARHFSGRGLKRMQTFWSSFILKTPHNAVYVGGDSGYDTHFKEIGEKYGPFDLAVLECGQYNEYWKYIHMMPEETAQAAVELRAKLLLPVHWGKFTLALHPWNESIQRVTKKAKELNQPVTTPIIGEKVEVGVSNYPVKEWWID encoded by the coding sequence ATGCTTTATCTTTTCCTTTTTATTGCAGTTATCACACTGAGCGTGTATGTGTACCTGCAACAGCCTCAATTTGGGCAAAATCCCGCTAAAAGACGTTTGGAGCGCATTCTTGCTTCGCCGCATTACAAAAACGGTGCTTTTCAAAATCAGCATTTAACACCTGATCTGGCGGAGGGAGTGACCTATTTTGATATTTTAAAAGGATACCTTCCTAAGGTGGAAAACAAAGAACCGGCCAAACTGTTGCCTTCGATCAGAACGGATCTGAAGCATATTTCTTCGGACAAACCGGTGGTGGTGTGGTTTGGGCACTCTTCGTATTTTATGCACCTTGATGGGAAAAATATTCTGGTAGATCCCGTCTTTAGCGGACATGCGTCGCCGGTATCTTTCTTTGGGGCTAATTATAATGGGAGTAATGTGTACTCCATTGATGATTTTCCTGAGTTGGACCTGCTGATCATTACGCATGACCACTACGACCATTTGGATTATGAAACGGTCAAAAAATTGCAGCCAAAGGTGAAGCGGGTGATTACGTCATTGGGGGTAGGCTCGCATCTGGCGCATTGGGGGTACACCGAAGCACAAATCACCGAGTTGGATTGGTGGGAGAAAACGTCGGTCGATGGCACATTGGATATCACGGCGGCGCCCGCCCGCCACTTTTCCGGACGTGGATTGAAGCGGATGCAGACGTTTTGGTCGTCGTTTATTCTAAAAACACCGCATAATGCTGTCTATGTAGGCGGCGATTCGGGATATGATACGCACTTCAAAGAAATTGGGGAGAAATACGGACCGTTTGATTTGGCGGTGTTGGAATGCGGACAGTATAATGAGTATTGGAAGTACATTCACATGATGCCCGAAGAAACCGCGCAGGCGGCGGTCGAGTTACGGGCTAAGTTATTATTGCCCGTGCATTGGGGCAAATTTACACTGGCCCTGCATCCATGGAATGAATCCATCCAACGGGTAACCAAGAAAGCGAAAGAATTGAACCAGCCTGTTACAACGCCGATAATCGGTGAAAAGGTGGAAGTGGGAGTAAGCAACTATCCCGTGAAGGAATGGTGGATTGACTGA
- a CDS encoding NifU family protein encodes METLQADLLKSRVETALNSIRPYLEADGGNVAVKEITDDMTVRLELIGSCSSCPMSTMTFKAGLEEAILKSVPEIRKVEAINLTPAY; translated from the coding sequence ATGGAAACACTTCAAGCTGATTTACTTAAATCCCGCGTCGAAACAGCCCTCAACAGCATCCGCCCTTACCTGGAAGCTGACGGCGGCAACGTGGCGGTGAAAGAAATTACCGACGACATGACGGTACGCCTTGAACTCATAGGTTCATGCAGTTCCTGCCCAATGTCAACCATGACGTTCAAGGCAGGGTTGGAAGAAGCTATTTTGAAATCAGTTCCCGAGATCAGAAAAGTAGAAGCCATCAACCTTACCCCGGCGTATTAA